CGATCTTGCCGGCGTTCATCACTGCCATCATGTCGGCCATGAATTTTACGACGCTCAGGTCGTGGCTGATGAAGATGTAGGTCAACCCGCGGGTTTCTTGCAGCCGCTTCAGCAGGTTGAGGACCTGGGCTTGCACGGATACGTCTAGTGCCGAGACTGACTCGTCACAGATGAGGAACTCGGGCTCCACAGCGATCGCGCGGGCGATGCAAATGCGCTGTCGCTGGCCGCCGGAGAACTCGTGCGGGTAGCGGCGGAGGTGGGCCGTTTGCAGGCCGACTTCTTCGAGCAATGCCGCGGCGCGGTCGCGGCGTTCTTTGCGGTTCGCGCCGATCTTTTGAATCACCATCGGCTCAGTGATCGCGGCTTCGACGGTCATCCGCGGGTTGAGCGAGCCGTAGGGATCTTGAAAGATGATCTGCATGCGGCGGCGCATCTGCCGTAGGTCGGAGGAGCCGAGCGAGGCGACGTCGACGCCGTCCAGCCAAACTTGGCCGCCGGTTGGTTCGACGAGTCGCAAGATCGCCCGGCCAGCGGTCGTCTTGCCGCAGCCCGATTCGCCGACGAGGCCGAGCGTTTGGCCGCGGTAGACGTTGAAGCTGATACCGTCGACGGCGCGGACATGGTCGACCGTGCGCGCGAGGATGCCGCGGCGGACGGGGAAGTGAACCTGCAGGTTGTTCACGGCCAGCAGCGGCTTGGTGCCTTCGGGGATGTACTGCGTATCGGCGGCTGGCGTCGCGCCGACGGCGTGACCCATCGCGGCGAGTTCGCTCGGCGGATGCAACAATCGGCCGCGGCCGTGCGTCTTAAGTTCGTTCAGCCGCTTGGCGTCGAGTTGCTTCTCGGTGATCTCCAGCCGTCCGTCGACAACGCGGCTCGACATGAAGTCGTCGACCGTCGGCAGCAGCTTGTAGGGCGTATCGAGACGCGGCCGGCAGGCGAGCAGCCCCTTCGTGTAAGGATGCTTCGGGTGGGCGAAGATATCGAGCACGCGGCCATACTCGACCTCCTCGCCGCGGTACATCACTAGCACGTCGTCGGCAATTTCGGCGATGACGCCTAGGTCGTGCGTGATGAACAAAATCGCCATGCCGCGCTCGTCGCGGAGCTTGCGAAGGATATCGAGAATCTGCGCCTGGATCGTCACGTCGAGCGCGGTGGTCGGTTCGTCGGCGATCAGCAGCTTCGGATTGCACGAGAGGGCCATCGCGATCATCACGCGCTGCTTCTGGCCGCCCGACATTTGGTGCGGGTACGAGTCGACGCGCTGTTCGGGGTTCGGGATGCCGACTTCCTTGAACAGCTCGATCGTCCGCTGCCGAGCTTCGGCCTTCGTCACCTTTTGATGGAGCAGAATCGCCTCCATCACCTGATCGCCGACGGTGAAGACCGGGTTGAGCGAGGTCATCGGCTCCTGAAAGATCATGCTGATCTCGCGGCCGCGGATGGACCGCATTTCCGGCTCGGGCAGGCGGACGAGATCGCGACCGAGGAGCGCGATGCGGCCCGATTCGATTTGCGCCGACGACGCGAGCAGCCGCATGATCGAAAGCGAGGTCACGCTCTTGCCCGAGCCGCTCTCGCCGACGATGCCGAGCGTACGGCCGGGCTCAATGCGGAACGACACCCCGTCGACGGCGCGGACGACGCCTTCTTCGGTGTGGAAGTAGGTCTTGAGGTCGGCGACGTCGATGACTGCGGTGGACATATCTGTCACTCTACGGATTTACCACGACGGCACAACGGACACGACGAAAGACAAAGGGACGAGTGGGTTGATCTTAATCGCATTTCCGTCGTGTTCGTCGTGTCGTCGTGGTTCTAATTAGTGGGCGTCCTGCCGCAGGCGGGGGTCGGTGGCTTCTTGGAGGCCTTCGCCGATCAGGTTGTACGCCAGGACGGTGAGGAAGATGGCGACGCCGGGGAAGACGATGAGCCACCAGGTTTGTTCGATCGAGTTGCGGCCCGCGGCAAGGAGCGTGCCCCAACTTGGATTTGGGGGCGAGGCGCCGAAGCCGAGGAAGCTGAGGCCGCTTTCGATGAGAATCGCATCGGCAATGCCGAAAGTGATCGGCACGAGTACCGGGGCCAGAGCGTTCCGCAAGATGTGCGTGAACATGATTCGTCCCGAGCCGGCGCCCATCGCGCGAGCGGCGGAGACGAATTCCAACTGCTTCAGCTTCATGAACTCGGCGCGGGTGAGCCGAGCGATGCCCGTCCAGCCGGTACAGCCGACGATCACCATCAGGTGAAAGTTGGTGACGCGATCGAGCAAGGCGACGAGCGCCAAGATGAGCACGAGCGAGGGAATGCACATCACCACCTCGATGAGTCGGCTGACGAGCACGTCGACCCAACCGCCGAAGTAGCCGGCTAACGCTCCCAACGTAATGCCGATCGCGGCGGCGATGCTCATCGACACGAAGCCGACGCTCACGGCGGTTTGCGCGCCGTGAACCATCGACGCGAACACGTCGAATCCCTGCACGTTCGTACCGAACCAGTTGTATCTACTTGGCGGGCCGTTGCTCGGGTTCTCTGGCGTGTCGGGCCACACGAGGTCGCCGCGAACGCGGCGGTAGGGATCTTGGTAGACGAGCGGCCAGATGGCCCAGCTCTCGGGATCCTTGGCCTTGAGGTTCTGTAAGTAGCTGCCGCGGAAGCGATCTTTGTTGAAGACGGGATTCTCCCACGAGCGGTTGTAGTACCACATTGCGGGGAAATAGAGCTCGCCTTTGTAACGAACCACGATCGGCCGGGTGCCGGCGATCAGCGGAGCCGCGGCGGCAATCGCCGTCAGCGTGACGACGAACGCGAGGGCGACGACGGCTAGCTTGCGTTTGCGAAACCGCCGCCAAGACTCGCGCCAGAATCCGGCGGATGGCTCGACGGAGGCTGCGAGTTCAACTTCGACGGCGGGAGGCGTGGT
This sequence is a window from Lacipirellula parvula. Protein-coding genes within it:
- a CDS encoding ABC transporter ATP-binding protein, encoding MSTAVIDVADLKTYFHTEEGVVRAVDGVSFRIEPGRTLGIVGESGSGKSVTSLSIMRLLASSAQIESGRIALLGRDLVRLPEPEMRSIRGREISMIFQEPMTSLNPVFTVGDQVMEAILLHQKVTKAEARQRTIELFKEVGIPNPEQRVDSYPHQMSGGQKQRVMIAMALSCNPKLLIADEPTTALDVTIQAQILDILRKLRDERGMAILFITHDLGVIAEIADDVLVMYRGEEVEYGRVLDIFAHPKHPYTKGLLACRPRLDTPYKLLPTVDDFMSSRVVDGRLEITEKQLDAKRLNELKTHGRGRLLHPPSELAAMGHAVGATPAADTQYIPEGTKPLLAVNNLQVHFPVRRGILARTVDHVRAVDGISFNVYRGQTLGLVGESGCGKTTAGRAILRLVEPTGGQVWLDGVDVASLGSSDLRQMRRRMQIIFQDPYGSLNPRMTVEAAITEPMVIQKIGANRKERRDRAAALLEEVGLQTAHLRRYPHEFSGGQRQRICIARAIAVEPEFLICDESVSALDVSVQAQVLNLLKRLQETRGLTYIFISHDLSVVKFMADMMAVMNAGKIVEFGPSEAIYRDPREAYTRKLISATPNDDLDHIRQVVAERERTWAAKKA
- a CDS encoding ABC transporter permease, with the translated sequence MLTTPPAVEVELAASVEPSAGFWRESWRRFRKRKLAVVALAFVVTLTAIAAAAPLIAGTRPIVVRYKGELYFPAMWYYNRSWENPVFNKDRFRGSYLQNLKAKDPESWAIWPLVYQDPYRRVRGDLVWPDTPENPSNGPPSRYNWFGTNVQGFDVFASMVHGAQTAVSVGFVSMSIAAAIGITLGALAGYFGGWVDVLVSRLIEVVMCIPSLVLILALVALLDRVTNFHLMVIVGCTGWTGIARLTRAEFMKLKQLEFVSAARAMGAGSGRIMFTHILRNALAPVLVPITFGIADAILIESGLSFLGFGASPPNPSWGTLLAAGRNSIEQTWWLIVFPGVAIFLTVLAYNLIGEGLQEATDPRLRQDAH